The following coding sequences lie in one Globicephala melas chromosome 15, mGloMel1.2, whole genome shotgun sequence genomic window:
- the HBM gene encoding hemoglobin subunit mu — MLSAQERAQVAQVWDLIAGHEAPFGAELLLRLFTVYPSTKTYFKHLGDRPDEVQLLSHGQRVLEAVGVAVRHMDNLRAALSPLADLHAHVLRVDPTNFPLLIQCFQVVLASHLQGEFTVEMQVVWDKFLTGLAVVLTEKYH; from the exons ATGCTCAGCGCCCAGGAGCGCGCCCAAGTAGCACAGGTCTGGGACCTGATCGCCGGCCACGAGGCGCCCTTCGGGGCGGAGCTTCTGCTCAG GCTCTTCACGGTGTACCCCAGCACCAAGACCTACTTTAAGCACCTGGGCGACCGCCCTGACGAGGTGCAGCTGCTGAGCCACGGACAACGTGTGCTCGAGGCGGTGGGAGTGGCCGTCCGGCACATGGACAACCTGCGCGCGGCCCTGAGCCCGCTTGCCGACCTGCACGCACATGTGCTGCGCGTGGACCCCACCAACTTCCCA CTGCTGATCCAGTGTTTCCAGGTGGTGCTGGCCTCCCACCTGCAGGGCGAGTTCACGGTGGAGATGCAGGTGGTGTGGGATAAGTTCCTGACGGGCCTGGCGGTAGTGCTGACAGAGAAGTACCACTGA